DNA sequence from the Vibrio ishigakensis genome:
GCTCCTTATTGAACACTGAGACTATCTGCCCAGCTCTGTTGAACTCCACCTTCAATTGGCTATTTTCAAGGCACAGTGGCGATGCGCTTGGCGCAATAAACTCGGCGCTGTTTGGTTCAATCACTTTATAACCCATAGCTGGCACACAAACCTGTTGCCAGTTGCCTTCGAGCTCCAGCCACTGATTGCGTGAGAATGGCGACAGATTGTAAAGCATATAAGGCTTTGCAAAAGATGAGGTATTGATGCCTGCTTCAAGCTTAGCTTTTTGCAGGTCAATCAGCTCTTTAGCTTTGGTGGTTAATCTAACGTAATCCACCTCTGCTTCCTGATAGACCCGTACGATCGAAGAGCCCGGCAGAATATCGTGGAATTGCAGGGTTAATGTATCTTTCCAAAGGCTATCCAACTCAGATTTGATACTAAAATCGCCATTGATAGTCATCAAGGACTCCAACTGTCCAAGCAGAAACTCCATATCACGATTGCCCTGCTTGGTGCGAGATTCGGTAGTAAAACAGCCTTGGTGCGCCTCGAAATAGAGCTCGCCCTGCATGACGGGTAACTTGTCTCGGTAGCTATCTACCCTCTCAAAGAACGCATTAACACGGCCGTTTTTAGCTTGAGGCAAACCGTCGAGATTTTGAATACGCTGAAAACGCTCAATATGCTCTTCGGCAGGACCACCGCCGCCATCTCCGACACCATAAACCATCAAGGCTTCTGGGCAGATCTCTTTCTCTTTATAGTTGGCTTCAAGCTTAAGTGAAGAAGTCGCGCGAGCACGGCTATCATAGGTGTCTTCAGGGAAGTTGTGCATGATGACCTCTGAGCCATCTAACCCCTGCCAGCGGAACATATGGTGTGGAAAAGGGTTCACCTTATTCTGAGACAGCTTTTGCGAGGCAATATATTTAACCCCAGATTTAGCCAAGATCTGTGGCAGTGCTGCGGTAAAGCCAAATACATCCGGCTCCCACAGATAATCAACGCTCTGCCCGAAATGCTGCTCAGTAAATTTGCGACCGTACATGATCTGACGGATCAGAGACTCACCACTGACTAGATTCAAATCTGATTCCACCCAAAAGCAGCCTTGAAGCTCAAAGCGCCCCTGCTTAACTTGATGTTGGATCTGCTTAAACAGTTGTGGATGGTCTTCCTTCACCCACTCAAACAGCTGATACTGGCTCGCTCCAAACAGATAATCCGGGTACTTTTCAAGATTAGCCACAGCGGTGGTAAAGGTGCGCATCGCCTTACGTCTGCCCTCTCTGAGCGGCCACATCCACGCAAGATCCAAATGCGCATGCCCGGTAGCGGTAATATCTACGCTGCCTTGTCTAGCCGGTTCATCATAAACCTCTGAGAGAATGGCCCGGCACTGCTCTATTTCATCTTTTGAGTATTCAACCAAGGTTTGGTCGACACGTTGCATAAGCTGAATAAAGCGCTCAAAGCGAGCGTCATTATTCTCTAAAGTCAGACTTTGAGTGGCCTGCGCACCTTTAGGCTGATGAGAAACAAAGCCTTCATCCCCCTTAATCCAATCAATCAAAACTTCGAGGTCATAATAGAGTGCTTTGAGCTCACTATTACAGGATCCAAGATGCGCATCGGTAATAATACCGCCGTTTTGTACGTAACCAAACAGGTCGTTACAACCCGCATCTACCCACATCTCAAACTTATCGCCCGCCATTTGATCCAGTTCAACCACCCACTTACCTGGTTTATCTGGCGGGATACCATAAGAAGACATCTTGTTGGTGATGCCACGAACTGGATTGCCTAGGCTATCAAACACTAGACCCTCTCCACCTACATCCACCATAAGCACTAGCTCATCTTGATATGCTGGCACCGGGCCCGAGAGCTTAAACCACGCACAATCAAACAGACCACCCCAGCTATCACCTATGGTGAGTTCTCGATATTCTCCTTGAGCTTTATCGGTAAACGAGAGCGGTTCTTTAGAGAGCCACCCCTCTATCTTCAGCTCTGTGAGCGGCTGATAGATTTGGTGCCCGACCCTGTTTAGGAGCGCTGTAATATTATCTGGTACAGAAATCGACATAAGATTACTCCTTACACAAAGCTGGCTTTTTCAGGGTGTGTTTTATCTTGATGATCCAGATGATGCTTGCCAGCAATAAGGTAATGGCATTGGCGAGCATCACAGGAATGTCAGAAACGATGTAGCCATAGGTCATCCACAAGAAGACACCCATAATAAAGATGGTGTACATACCAAGGGAAATAGACGAGGTATCTTTGGTTTTAAGAATATGGATAACTTGGGGAATAAAAGCGCAGGTGGTACAAGTGGCCGCAATATATCCGAGGACAATTTCGTTAATCATTTCATTTTCTCCAGGCGTCAGAAAATAGAGCCACCCTGCTGGAGAATGGCTCAAATTATAAAAGTGTTTAATTTAGAAATTATTTAAAGAAGAAGCTCAGCATCTCAGGGTAGCGCTTGGCCCAAGCGGACTCGGTGTGTTGCGCTCCCTCATCAACAATATATTTAAGGTCGATGTTAGCCTTGGTTTCTAATAAAGCGTTGGCCTCATTAGAGCCATCAAGATAGATCTTCTCAAAACCGATACCACGACCACTGCTCTCTTGTGTGCCCATATCCATGTAGACCTGAATCTCTTGTTCAAGCTCAGTGGCTTGCAGGTAGTCAAACATGGCCGGCTTGTTGAACCAAAAGGCTGGAGAGAAAACCCCCGCTTTAGAAAACACATCCGGGCGCTGCATGATGCCGAACAAGCTAATAAAGCCACCCATAGAGCTACCCGCGATTACGGTATTGTCGCGCTCGGACTTAGTGCGGTAGGTTTGATCGATATAAGGCTTAAGGGTATCGGTAATAAACTCGATATAGCGAGCGCCATCGCCCCCGCTCTGATACACAAGAGGATCCCAATCCGACAAGATAAAATCTTGGTCCATCTTCCATGGTGAGTATTCATACATACGACATAGGCCATCAAACTCAGAGCCGTTGTCGATACCCACAACAATAACGCCATCTTTGCCTTCAAAGAAGCTGTCTACATTGCGCGGGATCTCCCAGGTATCGCCACCATAAGAGATAGATGAATCAAATAGATTCTGACCGTCATGCATATACACCACTGGGTAGTGGCTGTCAGAGTTGTGATAATCCTTCGGCAGATAAACGCGAATGGTTCTGGTGCGCCCCAACTGAGGCAGTTCAAAATTATCAATAACTAGGTAACGGTCTTTATCTAGCATGTCAGGTCCTATTTGTTGGACATCTTCTTCTCTTCATCCAGAACCATTTCGTTGGTCTGTTCATGAATCGTATTGATGCGGATTGGCTCTATCGCGGAGTTCTTCTCGTACTCGGTCAGATAGATGTCGTTATGAATATGTTCTGCGGTCATCTTCACCATCAAGCGGTTGTTGGTATACAAGCCCTTGGTCTCTTCTCGATGAGAGAAGATAAGCGCCAAAGACATGTCCACCACCAGCATAAAGCGATGAGATGGGTATAGGGTTTCTTCAATGTTGTGGCGCGAGAAAGACTCCATCTTTTCATGGGGTTTTTCGATGCGGTTGAACGAAAAGCCGATAACGCGCACGCCACGCTCGATGGCATCGCAGATCTCTTCTTTGAAGATGTTCAATCTGAAGTCTGAGTTCATATAGATCTCAACTTCAGCCTGATTAATCAGCTCTTTCGCCTTCTGTACCACGTTGTCATAACCAGTGAGGTTATAAACAAATTCTTTCTCTTCCTGGAGCATCATCTTGGAGAGCTCTTTTTTCAGGAAGCCAATATTTTCAACCGTCTTCTTTTCGATCTGGCTAAATATCAAATCTGGAGACTTGGCCTCGTATTCTTTAGTGTCACCATCGGACATAAAGATATAACCATTGTTATAAAGGTTATCGATCGAGGAGTAGACGGACGAGCGGGATAATGAAATTTCCTTGGCGATTTTATAGCCACTCGCTCGGCCGTTCTTGAGTAGATTGATATACACAAGCGCGTCTGTTTTGGTAAACCCAAAGTCCATTAGCTTTGTCACAAGATCTGGCACGGTTTGTCCTCTAAAACTATTCACAATCAGCCCTTTAGATTACCACTTAGTGCTGGGTGCGTCATGACGCCTAACCCATTGAATTCACACTTCACAATTATTCGATAATGATGCGGGCTCTAATAAACCTGCATAGGTATCGATTTTAAGGATTTAGGCTTGCTGCGCTCTTTACTCAGTGCACAGCAAGCGACTATTTTATTTACCTAAGATTTGATACCCGTATGGTGCAAGAGTCAGTTGTTGACCGTTCACCTCTACCGATTTTTCTTGCTCTGAGTTATTCAGAACAAAAGTCAATCGGCCTCGTTGATACGCCACACAGCTGTCGTCTGCCACTTCGATCCAGTCGATAGACGCATCATTTAGCTCTGGATAGCCAAGGCGCATCTGGATCATCTCTTGAATGAAGGCTTTAAACTCAAGGTCTTGATTCTCTTCTTCCCAGATCATGCAGCGACGGTTTTGGTCGTAGGTCATGCCACGCTCGCCGGTCATACCGATCTCGCCACCGTAGTAGATACAAGGAGAACCTACTTGCGTGAACATAAACAGATAAGCCAGTTTTGCCTTGTCTTTATTCTCACCGCACAGGCTCATGATACGAGTGGTATCGTGACTATCTAGCAGGTTGAACATCGCCTTGTTCACGTTGCGTGGGTAAGACATATATGAACGGCTTACGTCATCAATGAAGCCTTGCTTGTTAGAAAGGTTCAGTGCAAAGAAGTCCGTTACCGCCTGAGTCATTGGGTAATTCATCAGTGAGTCATATTGCTCACCACGAAGCCACGCCATACCTTCATGCCAGATCTCACCTAGGATGTAGCAATCCGGCTTGATGCCTTTTACTACGCGGCGGAAGTCACGCCAGAACTCGTGGTCAACCTCATTGGCTACGTCCAAACGCCAGCCATCAATATCGAACTCTTCAACCCAGTGACGCGCTACATCTAGAAGATATGCACGACACTCTTCGTTCTCTGTGTTGAGCTTTGGCATCTCAAGTACGTTAGCGAAGGTCTCGTAGTTGAAGTTCCAAAAGTCCCACTCGCTCTTCGGCGTATCAGGGTAAACAGGGAACTCGTTGATCCAGAACCAGTCCGCATACTTAGACTCTTTGCCCTTCTCTACCACGTCTAGCCATAGGGGAGATTGGTCACCGATGTGGTTGAATACTGCATCCAGCATCACCTTCATACCGCGCTTATGCGCCTCTTTGACTAGCGCCTTAAACGCTTCATTGCCACCGAAGTGTGGGTCTACATTGTAGTAATCCACAGTGTCATATTTGTGGTTAGCATTCGCGGTAAAGATTGGGCAGAAGTAAAGGCCGTTTACACCTAGGTCTTGCAGATAATCTAGCTTATCGATCACGCCCCATAGGTCACCGCCCATAAAGTTGAATGGGTCAGGGTCAGTGCCCCAAGGCTGAACCCCTTCTGGAGAGATCTCAGGACGACCGTTAGCAAAACGCTCAGGGAAGATCTGATACCAAACCGTCTTTTCTACCCACTTTGGCGTGTCTAGCACGTCACGTGGATTCAGATAAGGGAAGCAGAAGAAGTTACTGATGTTGCTGCACTCAGCCTCAGCTACTTTAGGGTCGCGGATATCCACAATACGCTTCTCGCCATAGATAATCTTCTCACCATCTTTACCCTCTAGGATGAAACCATAACGGGTACGACGCTTAGGTGGAGCGAACTCAGCGAACCAATGGTCGTGATGCTCAGTCTGACCTTCAAGCTCCATCTTCACCTCGTTGCCACCAACCCAGCCGTGTGCTTCACTGCCGCCAAGGTTACCCCCGTCTAGGCCACCTTCAGCCCAGTGGTAAGGGTCACCAATCCACAGTACCACGCGCTCAACTTCGTTTTTCGCGGTGCGCAGTCTCAGGTGTAAAGTCTCTGTATCGAAGGCGTAAGCATCCGCACTCTTTGGCGTGTGCGCAATAGAGCTCTTAGTAATCATATTATTGTGTTTCCTAAATCTTTATTTTTCGGCGGGAATAGGGCCAACAGACCCTATCTGCCATTTCATTTATTCTTTTACTGCGCCACTGACGAGGCCTTTTGCAATATGTTTTTGGGTTGCAACAAACAGCAAGGTAATAGGTACCGCGACTAAAAGTGCGCCTGCGGTAAATAGAGTGAAGTTCTCCGCGGAATTTGAGCGAATCCAGCTAAAGATACCGATAGCTAGGGTCATCTTCTCTTCACTACGCAATATCAGCGTTGGCAATATGAAGTCCATCCAAGGTGCGGTGAATGACATCAATGCCACAAACACCAAGATAGGTTTTGCCAATGGAAGTATGATCTCAAAGAAGATGGTCAGGTGACCCGCGCCGTCAATCTTAGCCGCCTCATCCAACGAGGTTGGGATAGCATCAAAGTAGCCCTTAACCAACCAAGATAGGAATGGCAGACTGCCGGTCACGTACACCAGTAGCAGGCCCCAGTAGCTATCAATAAGGTTCAGCTTAGAGAGCAGAACATAGATAGCCGTCATGGATAGAAACGCAGGGAACATCTGCAGTACTAGGATGCTTAGCATTACATTACGCTTTCCGCGAAAACGGTAGCGAGAGAATGTATACGCCGTGATGGTCACCAAAACTAGCGAGATAAGCATGTTTGCCACCGCTAGATAAAACGTATTCTTATACCACTGAATATAAGGTGTATCGTTCAGCAGGGTACGGTAGTGGTCCAGAGTAAAGTCAAAACCGGTAAAGGTTGAGCTAAACAGGTTGGTACCTGGCTTAAACGAAGCCAGAACCGTCCAGATTACCGGAGCCAACACCGCAATCGCATTCAAAGACAAAAAGATATAGACGAATACGGTACTAATTTTTAGAGGTTTCTTAGTCGTCGACATAATTACATACCTACATCTTCTTTGAATGACTTCATTCTTCTAAATTGCCAAATCGCAATCGTAGAAAGGAACAAGAAAATAACTATCGAGACAACCGCTGCAATATGGTACTGCTGGAAGTCTAGGGTCAGTTTATAGATCCAAGTGATCAAGATATCTGTGTGACCCGCGAAGCGATAATCTGGATTGATCGGACCGCCTTCTGTCAGCAGATAGATGGCACCGAAGTTATTAAAGTTGTGTGCGAAGGTCATCACCAGAGATGGAGCTAGCTGGTTTAGAACCATAGGCAGGGTAATTTCTTTAAACTGCTGGAACTTACTCGCGCCATCTACTTCAGCTGCCTCATATAGGTCTGCTGGAATGTTTGTCAGAGCGCTCGAGATCATCAGCATGAAATAAGGAGCACTTGCCCACACGCTTACCAGAATCACCGTCACCTTGGCCGTAAATGGGTCAGATAAGAATGCAATCGACTCCAGTCCTAGGCCATTTAGCATATTGTTTACCGGGCCCACCCCGTTAAGCAGCAGTCGGAACACCAACAGGGTTACGAACGCTGGAATCGCGTATGGCAGGATGAAGATAAGACGCCAAGCTTTCTTGAACTTGATATCTTTGTTCTCAACCGCAAGGGCTAGGATGAAACCAAAACCAAAGGTAAATACCGTCGCACACACCGCCCAGATAACTGTCCAAGTCGCAACGCCAAAGAAGGTGCCAGACCAGATTTTCAGTTCAAACAGAGCGACAAAGTTCTTAAAGCCAACCCAATCCACTAGGCTTCTCGGCGGAATATGATTCGGCGCTGAGTAGTTAGTAAAGGCCACCATTACCGTGATAGCGATTGGCAATATGATGAACAGCAATGCGGCAGCGGCCGCTGGTGTTAGCATCAAGAAGGCAAAGTTCTTCTCGTACATGCGAACCCATTGCTGTTTCAGGGTTAGCTGGCGCTGGTCATCCAGAGTCTTAGCATCATTGACGTTTGCTCGGTAAACCAAGGCAAACAGTGCGACGATCAAGATGGCTACCACACCTTCTACCAACATAAAGATCGAGTTATCACCTTGGATAATGTCGAAGCCCTTACGCGTCTGGGCAACCTCGCCCAAGGTAATCAATCCTTTAATGGCAGTGAACAGGTCTATCGCAAAGTAAATAAAGACAATCTGGATAAATAGAAAGGCAAAACCCTTCAGGTAAGCACCGCTTCTTAATTGACTCCCCCCCATAATGAGCAGGGAGAGAGGCGCGCTAGGCGCCTCGTTCTTAGCAGTTAATTGCATAGGGAATAATCCAAATAATTACTGTTGCATTGAGATTTGCTGCTCAACGATAGTTTGCGCCTTAGTCAGCACACCCTCTACGTCTTTACCGTTGTTCCATACCTCAGTAACAGCCGCAGCCATTGGTTGCCAGATATAGCCCATCTCAGGGATAGACGGCATTGCGTCAGCATGGAAGCCTTGGTTGATCACAGCCTGAGTCAGTGGCGTTGCACTCGACTCAATTTCTTTCATTACCGTTGCTACTGGTGGAATCGCACCCGTCATCTCATAGCGTTTTTCCGCCATCGCTTCTGACGATAGGAAGTCGGCAAATAGCTGAGAAGCGCGTGGGTATTCGGTAAAGGCAGACACTACCGCTAGGCGAACCGTTGAGAAGGTACGTGGGTGGTGACCATCAAGAGTAGGGATAGAGGTAACACCTAGATTGATGCCAGACTTCTTCAAACCTGCTTCTGCCCAAGGGCCATCAATAAGCGCAGCGACTTTACCTTCTTGGAACAGACCACGACGCACTTGCGGGTCAGTAAGGTCAGCGGAATTAGCGCTGTTCGCTTCTTTCAGCTTAAGCATCGCGGTTAGGCCCTGAACAGCACCTTCATTGGCAATACCTAGGTCTTGCGGGTTAGAGCCCTCATTACCAAACTCATAGCCACCGTTCATCGCGAAGAACATACGAGATTCGTAGTAGTTCTGTACGTTCCACAATAGTGCATATTTCTTCTGGCGAGAGTTATTAAAGGTCTTTGAGAACTCGATAATTTCTTCAAAGGTCTTTGGCTCTTCATTCAGCAGGTCTTTGTTGTAGTACATGGCCAGAGTTGCAAATGAGACTGGGAAGCCATAACCAACGTTGTTTGCTTTAGATGCCGCAACCGCACCTGGAATCATTTCCTTTTCAATGCGATCTGTACTTACTAGGTTTTCCATTACGCCACCAGCAACAACTAGACGGCCTAAGGTATCGTGTTCGATCTCTACTACATCACCTACTTGAGTAGTGCCACCATCTTGGATAAGACGGGTTGCAGTATCTACTGGAGATAGAGAGCGGAACGTAAATTCTACGTTGTAACCATTTTGCTTATTAAATTCTTCAGCCGCGTACTTCATAAACTTGGTGCTAGCGCCGTGGTCAGCCCACACCATTAGTTTTGCATCAGCCTCTGGAACAATTTCTTGAGCCATTGCCGAACCACAAATGCAGCTTGTCGCAAGCACGGCAGATAAGATGGCTTTCTTCATTTTATGTTTTCCTTATTCGAACTTTGCAATTTAGTAGTACACCCTGTACTCCCAATTAAACTACCGGCTCAGTTATAGGTCAATGAAACTCTGCACCTATTAAAACAAAATTGTGATTTTCATCATCAATTGCAGGCAATCACTTATTTAGAAACCTGATGAATATAAATAAACTGTGCACGAGAAATATTTGACCGCGTAGCACAAGAAAAACCAAATAAAAGGCGAATTTCATTATTATCAAGCCCAAAAACGAGATCTCACGCATATATTCTGCTGACCGATCATGATGACTATCACATTATTCCGTTTATCGAAGTGACGAATAAATCTACATCGAGAATTATAGTAGTACACCCTGTACCACCAAACCCTAATGTGAAACAGACCAAAACGGAACTCAAAGAATGAACAAGTCAATCTTGTCTGTACTGATTGCCAACGCAATCTATGCGCCCTATGCACTGGCTGACATCTACTCTACAGATGCTCAGTCA
Encoded proteins:
- a CDS encoding TrmB family transcriptional regulator, with protein sequence MPDLVTKLMDFGFTKTDALVYINLLKNGRASGYKIAKEISLSRSSVYSSIDNLYNNGYIFMSDGDTKEYEAKSPDLIFSQIEKKTVENIGFLKKELSKMMLQEEKEFVYNLTGYDNVVQKAKELINQAEVEIYMNSDFRLNIFKEEICDAIERGVRVIGFSFNRIEKPHEKMESFSRHNIEETLYPSHRFMLVVDMSLALIFSHREETKGLYTNNRLMVKMTAEHIHNDIYLTEYEKNSAIEPIRINTIHEQTNEMVLDEEKKMSNK
- a CDS encoding sugar ABC transporter substrate-binding protein; the encoded protein is MKKAILSAVLATSCICGSAMAQEIVPEADAKLMVWADHGASTKFMKYAAEEFNKQNGYNVEFTFRSLSPVDTATRLIQDGGTTQVGDVVEIEHDTLGRLVVAGGVMENLVSTDRIEKEMIPGAVAASKANNVGYGFPVSFATLAMYYNKDLLNEEPKTFEEIIEFSKTFNNSRQKKYALLWNVQNYYESRMFFAMNGGYEFGNEGSNPQDLGIANEGAVQGLTAMLKLKEANSANSADLTDPQVRRGLFQEGKVAALIDGPWAEAGLKKSGINLGVTSIPTLDGHHPRTFSTVRLAVVSAFTEYPRASQLFADFLSSEAMAEKRYEMTGAIPPVATVMKEIESSATPLTQAVINQGFHADAMPSIPEMGYIWQPMAAAVTEVWNNGKDVEGVLTKAQTIVEQQISMQQ
- a CDS encoding carbohydrate ABC transporter permease, with protein sequence MQLTAKNEAPSAPLSLLIMGGSQLRSGAYLKGFAFLFIQIVFIYFAIDLFTAIKGLITLGEVAQTRKGFDIIQGDNSIFMLVEGVVAILIVALFALVYRANVNDAKTLDDQRQLTLKQQWVRMYEKNFAFLMLTPAAAAALLFIILPIAITVMVAFTNYSAPNHIPPRSLVDWVGFKNFVALFELKIWSGTFFGVATWTVIWAVCATVFTFGFGFILALAVENKDIKFKKAWRLIFILPYAIPAFVTLLVFRLLLNGVGPVNNMLNGLGLESIAFLSDPFTAKVTVILVSVWASAPYFMLMISSALTNIPADLYEAAEVDGASKFQQFKEITLPMVLNQLAPSLVMTFAHNFNNFGAIYLLTEGGPINPDYRFAGHTDILITWIYKLTLDFQQYHIAAVVSIVIFLFLSTIAIWQFRRMKSFKEDVGM
- a CDS encoding alpha-mannosidase → MSISVPDNITALLNRVGHQIYQPLTELKIEGWLSKEPLSFTDKAQGEYRELTIGDSWGGLFDCAWFKLSGPVPAYQDELVLMVDVGGEGLVFDSLGNPVRGITNKMSSYGIPPDKPGKWVVELDQMAGDKFEMWVDAGCNDLFGYVQNGGIITDAHLGSCNSELKALYYDLEVLIDWIKGDEGFVSHQPKGAQATQSLTLENNDARFERFIQLMQRVDQTLVEYSKDEIEQCRAILSEVYDEPARQGSVDITATGHAHLDLAWMWPLREGRRKAMRTFTTAVANLEKYPDYLFGASQYQLFEWVKEDHPQLFKQIQHQVKQGRFELQGCFWVESDLNLVSGESLIRQIMYGRKFTEQHFGQSVDYLWEPDVFGFTAALPQILAKSGVKYIASQKLSQNKVNPFPHHMFRWQGLDGSEVIMHNFPEDTYDSRARATSSLKLEANYKEKEICPEALMVYGVGDGGGGPAEEHIERFQRIQNLDGLPQAKNGRVNAFFERVDSYRDKLPVMQGELYFEAHQGCFTTESRTKQGNRDMEFLLGQLESLMTINGDFSIKSELDSLWKDTLTLQFHDILPGSSIVRVYQEAEVDYVRLTTKAKELIDLQKAKLEAGINTSSFAKPYMLYNLSPFSRNQWLELEGNWQQVCVPAMGYKVIEPNSAEFIAPSASPLCLENSQLKVEFNRAGQIVSVFNKELNREFISKPMANLLTAYKERATQYAAWDFADDYRNGESSSLELVETSAFTRGPNAVVKQVYRYGDSMLTQEICILEGSSRIDFNTHVDWQEQDVSLKANFPITVEARDAQCNIQFGVIDRPTHSDDSFAMAKDEIPAHRWVDVSDGEQGIAIMADAKYGYRVKDQELEITLLRSQKKPGSEFGHPQDADFTENNFGDIGEHSFSYSIFTHAGDYKQGGVVEQGYALRDLVAAPIAVKQGSLLSSTQVVNCDNSAVVIETLKPAEDGKGIIVRLFETHGEKQTASVDVSYFGSEVSEVNMMEELTALLDASEGKVELVFTPFEVKTLRVVQQ
- a CDS encoding glycoside hydrolase family 13 protein, producing MITKSSIAHTPKSADAYAFDTETLHLRLRTAKNEVERVVLWIGDPYHWAEGGLDGGNLGGSEAHGWVGGNEVKMELEGQTEHHDHWFAEFAPPKRRTRYGFILEGKDGEKIIYGEKRIVDIRDPKVAEAECSNISNFFCFPYLNPRDVLDTPKWVEKTVWYQIFPERFANGRPEISPEGVQPWGTDPDPFNFMGGDLWGVIDKLDYLQDLGVNGLYFCPIFTANANHKYDTVDYYNVDPHFGGNEAFKALVKEAHKRGMKVMLDAVFNHIGDQSPLWLDVVEKGKESKYADWFWINEFPVYPDTPKSEWDFWNFNYETFANVLEMPKLNTENEECRAYLLDVARHWVEEFDIDGWRLDVANEVDHEFWRDFRRVVKGIKPDCYILGEIWHEGMAWLRGEQYDSLMNYPMTQAVTDFFALNLSNKQGFIDDVSRSYMSYPRNVNKAMFNLLDSHDTTRIMSLCGENKDKAKLAYLFMFTQVGSPCIYYGGEIGMTGERGMTYDQNRRCMIWEEENQDLEFKAFIQEMIQMRLGYPELNDASIDWIEVADDSCVAYQRGRLTFVLNNSEQEKSVEVNGQQLTLAPYGYQILGK
- a CDS encoding sugar ABC transporter permease, with the protein product MSTTKKPLKISTVFVYIFLSLNAIAVLAPVIWTVLASFKPGTNLFSSTFTGFDFTLDHYRTLLNDTPYIQWYKNTFYLAVANMLISLVLVTITAYTFSRYRFRGKRNVMLSILVLQMFPAFLSMTAIYVLLSKLNLIDSYWGLLLVYVTGSLPFLSWLVKGYFDAIPTSLDEAAKIDGAGHLTIFFEIILPLAKPILVFVALMSFTAPWMDFILPTLILRSEEKMTLAIGIFSWIRSNSAENFTLFTAGALLVAVPITLLFVATQKHIAKGLVSGAVKE
- a CDS encoding SemiSWEET transporter, which encodes MINEIVLGYIAATCTTCAFIPQVIHILKTKDTSSISLGMYTIFIMGVFLWMTYGYIVSDIPVMLANAITLLLASIIWIIKIKHTLKKPALCKE
- a CDS encoding alpha/beta hydrolase, coding for MLDKDRYLVIDNFELPQLGRTRTIRVYLPKDYHNSDSHYPVVYMHDGQNLFDSSISYGGDTWEIPRNVDSFFEGKDGVIVVGIDNGSEFDGLCRMYEYSPWKMDQDFILSDWDPLVYQSGGDGARYIEFITDTLKPYIDQTYRTKSERDNTVIAGSSMGGFISLFGIMQRPDVFSKAGVFSPAFWFNKPAMFDYLQATELEQEIQVYMDMGTQESSGRGIGFEKIYLDGSNEANALLETKANIDLKYIVDEGAQHTESAWAKRYPEMLSFFFK